A single Brassica rapa cultivar Chiifu-401-42 chromosome A04, CAAS_Brap_v3.01, whole genome shotgun sequence DNA region contains:
- the LOC103862929 gene encoding mitogen-activated protein kinase homolog NTF4-like isoform X2, producing MEPTNDAHEMVETNARATTDAQLYPPPEVLAVDENITANPSHDGRYIQYNIRDNIIELTAKYKPPIMPIGRGAYGFVCSATNWETNEKVAIKKIDQAFENKIKAKRTLREIKLLRHFKHENRDAFEDVYIAFELMETDLHNIITSGQELEPLHYEVFLYQILCGLKYIHSANVLHRDLKPSNLLVNGNCKLKICDFGLARGTSEHNAMTEYVVTRWYRAPELLLNSSAYTSAIDIWSVGCIFLELLTRKTVFRGRDTVHQLRLILELLGSPSEEELGSLSENAKLYLRQLPNHDRQSFFVVFPNVPYPALDLIMKMLKFDPRQRISVEDALDHPYLREMHDFTNEPVCMTPFNFDLEEQPLTEEEIKELIYREALAFSP from the exons ATGGAACCAACCAATGATGCTCATGAGATGGTGGAAACTAACGCTAGAGCTACCACTGACGCTCAGCTGTATCCGCCACCCGAAGTGCTAGCCGTTGATGAGAATATTACTGCGAATCCAAGCCATGACGGGAGATACATACAATACAACATACGTGATAATATCATCGAACTCACTGCAAAGTATAAGCCACCAATCATGCCTATTGGCAGAGGTGCTTATGGCTTCGTTTG TTCAGCTACAAACTGGGAGACCAATGAAAAGGTGGCAATAAAGAAGATTGATCAGGcatttgaaaacaaaatcaagGCAAAGAGAACGTTACGTGAAATCAAGCTTCTTCGTCACTTCAAGCATGAAAAT AGAGATGCTTTTGAAGATGTATACATTGCATTTGAGTTGATGGAGACGGACCTTCATAACATCATAACATCTGGTCAAGAGCTAGAGCCACTTCATTACGAG GTTTTCTTGTACCAAATTCTGTGTGGATTAAAGTACATTCACTCAGCCAATGTGTTACATAGAGATTTAAAACCAAGCAACCTCCTCGTGAATGGGAACTGTAAACTAAAGATCTGTGATTTTGGACTTGCTCGTGGTACTTCGGAGCATAATGCAATGACTGAGTATGTTGTCACAAGGTGGTACCGTGCACCTGAGCTTCTCCTAAACTCATCTGCTTACACCTCAGCTATAGATATATGGTCTGTTGGCTGTATCTTCTTGGAGTTGCTGACTCGCAAAACGGTCTTCCGCGGTAGAGATACTGTTCATCAGCTTCGTTTGATCTTGGAG CTCCTAGGCTCTCCATCAGAAGAAGAACTTGGATCATTGAGTGAAAATGCTAAGCTATACTTAAGGCAGCTTCCTAATCATGATCGCCAATCATTCTTTGTGGTATTCCCAAACGTGCCTTACCCTGCTCTTGACTTGATAATGAAGATGCTAAAGTTTGACCCTAGACAAAGAATCTCAG TTGAAGACGCGCTTGATCATCCATATCTGAGAGAGATGCACGACTTCACTAATGAACCAGTGTGCATGACCCCATTCAACTTCGATTTAGAGGAACAGCCACTCACAGAGGAGGAGATTAAGGAGTTAATCTACCGTGAAGCCTTAGCTTTCAGCCCTTAA
- the LOC103862929 gene encoding mitogen-activated protein kinase homolog NTF4-like isoform X1 produces the protein MEPTNDAHEMVETNARATTDAQLYPPPEVLAVDENITANPSHDGRYIQYNIRDNIIELTAKYKPPIMPIGRGAYGFVCSATNWETNEKVAIKKIDQAFENKIKAKRTLREIKLLRHFKHENIIGIKDLILPPQRDAFEDVYIAFELMETDLHNIITSGQELEPLHYEVFLYQILCGLKYIHSANVLHRDLKPSNLLVNGNCKLKICDFGLARGTSEHNAMTEYVVTRWYRAPELLLNSSAYTSAIDIWSVGCIFLELLTRKTVFRGRDTVHQLRLILELLGSPSEEELGSLSENAKLYLRQLPNHDRQSFFVVFPNVPYPALDLIMKMLKFDPRQRISVEDALDHPYLREMHDFTNEPVCMTPFNFDLEEQPLTEEEIKELIYREALAFSP, from the exons ATGGAACCAACCAATGATGCTCATGAGATGGTGGAAACTAACGCTAGAGCTACCACTGACGCTCAGCTGTATCCGCCACCCGAAGTGCTAGCCGTTGATGAGAATATTACTGCGAATCCAAGCCATGACGGGAGATACATACAATACAACATACGTGATAATATCATCGAACTCACTGCAAAGTATAAGCCACCAATCATGCCTATTGGCAGAGGTGCTTATGGCTTCGTTTG TTCAGCTACAAACTGGGAGACCAATGAAAAGGTGGCAATAAAGAAGATTGATCAGGcatttgaaaacaaaatcaagGCAAAGAGAACGTTACGTGAAATCAAGCTTCTTCGTCACTTCAAGCATGAAAAT ATTATTGGAATCAAAGACCTTATATTGCCTCCTCAGAGAGATGCTTTTGAAGATGTATACATTGCATTTGAGTTGATGGAGACGGACCTTCATAACATCATAACATCTGGTCAAGAGCTAGAGCCACTTCATTACGAG GTTTTCTTGTACCAAATTCTGTGTGGATTAAAGTACATTCACTCAGCCAATGTGTTACATAGAGATTTAAAACCAAGCAACCTCCTCGTGAATGGGAACTGTAAACTAAAGATCTGTGATTTTGGACTTGCTCGTGGTACTTCGGAGCATAATGCAATGACTGAGTATGTTGTCACAAGGTGGTACCGTGCACCTGAGCTTCTCCTAAACTCATCTGCTTACACCTCAGCTATAGATATATGGTCTGTTGGCTGTATCTTCTTGGAGTTGCTGACTCGCAAAACGGTCTTCCGCGGTAGAGATACTGTTCATCAGCTTCGTTTGATCTTGGAG CTCCTAGGCTCTCCATCAGAAGAAGAACTTGGATCATTGAGTGAAAATGCTAAGCTATACTTAAGGCAGCTTCCTAATCATGATCGCCAATCATTCTTTGTGGTATTCCCAAACGTGCCTTACCCTGCTCTTGACTTGATAATGAAGATGCTAAAGTTTGACCCTAGACAAAGAATCTCAG TTGAAGACGCGCTTGATCATCCATATCTGAGAGAGATGCACGACTTCACTAATGAACCAGTGTGCATGACCCCATTCAACTTCGATTTAGAGGAACAGCCACTCACAGAGGAGGAGATTAAGGAGTTAATCTACCGTGAAGCCTTAGCTTTCAGCCCTTAA